TATCCATGTGTTAGTACCAAACTACTGTCCCATTATGTCTAAGCTCAGTACAAACGtcattattaactatgtatATGAAATCTGTGATGGAGTTATTTCCTAATTGttagtaaatttagtaatttgGGACACATCAATCTAGACAATAGTCAACAGTTCTTAGTAAGGTAGCtcttaatagtattaaataaGTGTTTTAAGGAGTTAATTACGTAATTTAACAGCTAACTAAGGTGTAATTAACGTATAATTATGCtttattaagtatagtaattacgtgtctgggtttatgTACACAGCTAATAATACAACACTAAATATTGTATACAACAccatatattatataatacattaaattGTGTGTATTAAAGTGTgttaattaactttatcgGAAGCTCTGAGTTTCTCTACGATGATATCTTTGGAGGTTTCTATGATTTCTCCGCCGAGTACGATATCGTCGAGGATATTGTGAACTCTGTTGAAGTTGTACACAATGTCAAGTTCGCACACGTCACCGTAATACACGTCAAGCACTTCGACAATCAGGTGAATTAGTTCATATATAGCCAAGGTGTTATCAGACTGGTCAATCAGGACACAGATGATGAGTCCGGAGTATTGCCTGTAAACCACCTTCATACCCTCTAAATCAAACACATTCGACCACCTACGGTCACGATTCAACAACTCCGTGTGGATCTTATCCTCCAACGATTTCTTCCTCTTAATATTAAACGATGAATACCTATAGATTAATTATATCTAtcatatataatatattagttGAACTTATTAGTTAAATGGGATTAATGGGAGGGGGAGTACCATTTGGAAAAACGAGTATCGTTTTGAGAGTTTTGGAAAAAAATCCCATAAATCATTCtcacaaattttaaaataaagagattaaaataaataagttaaaatgTTCAAATAAATGttcaattaaaattttaagtcAAAATCCAGCCCATTATACCaagaatataaaataaaaatatatatagtaaattactatataaaggATTTAAGGGTACAATAAGTATAAGGTAcctaaaaatgatattttCAGTGGAATATCACATCTGGGGAACAAACTAagtattatactaatattttttattcttcaattaattttttatatttattttatcgTCACAATTTTCACgtattgtataatattttcacttttacacattcaaCTGATTACtcaaaatttgtataaaatttcataaaattcgttgtaaaatttcataaaattcgttgtaaaatttgtataaaatttgtatagttgtaaaattataaaacttgtataaaatttgtatagttgtaaaatttgtgGTAAGATTAGAATGTCGAGGATTCGTCAGCAGCGTTGGATATTTAAGGACCGTTCGGCGGTTGTGAGTGGTATGTTTGGAATCCCGATCAGCTTCTGTTTACTCATACTTGTGATTGTAATGCTTGGGATTTTTATCCTCACGTGGCTAATTGAGGGCAAGGTACTCATCAAAGTCATTGGGTTCAATCTCCCCATCGTCATCAAGATCATGTCACTCGTCTCCACACTCGCACTCTTCGCATTCCTCATCAATAGCACCGGGGTCATCTACTTCGTCGTCCTCTCCACTCTCATCTACTTCATCTCACACGTATTATCATTATTCTATACCactaactatactattaccatactattaactatactattaccaTACTATTAccatactattaactatactattaactatactattaactatactattaactatactattaactatactattaactatactattttacactagtTTACAGTATTTAAGAGTATTTTACAGTACTTAAGAGTACTTTACACTATTACAGTATCTTACAGTGGTTTACAGTATTTTACAGTGGTTTACAGTAGTTAGGAGTAGTTAACAGTAGTTAGGAGTAGTTAACACTagtttacactattttacagtaGTTAACCAcagtatactattactatactattttacgctattacagtattttatactattttacgctattacagtattttacagtagttaacactattactatactattactatactattactatactattactatgctatagtagttaagagtattaGGTACTATAGGTAGTTATAGTAAGTACCTTAGGGATGATACTCTAGGTACGCTAGACCGTACTCTAGTGACTATTACGAGTAGTTACAGTGTTAGGTGTACAAGTTATTTCCCCTGTGTACCACGGGAGTGTTCTTAGTTATCTTAGGAACATTAGTTAACATTAGTTAACAATGGTCAGGACTGGGATTCGAACCCGGTACCTCCAGCTCCCACTACTTACTACCAACCACTCCACTGTCACACTACTTTACACAGTACAATTAttcatttgataaatattacactataaatgtgtagtcCTTATTGTTGTCTGGGTTATTGGAGTTCTTTTTTAAGTTCCAGGAGTTTGATGAGCCGTTTGCTAACATGACGTACTATCACCCGAGTAACCTTGACTTTTACTCTGTAATTGCCATTTGCATGGTCAGGGTATTACTGGGGATTCCATTCTCATACTACTCGCTGGTGCTCTTTGATATCAGGAAAGCCGGCGGCTCAGGCTTTAGAAGAATCCCAGCATTTAAACTCGAGAAAACTTCACTACTAGAACAAGCCAAAGCACTCAAGAAAAGATACGAATACGTTGTCAAACGAGTCGCAATCTTCGAAATGTCATAATATTCACCCATTCACTATAttcttatttattatatttattatattattatattattattgttttgttaattttgagAATATTTTAGTGAATCGGGATTCTGTTCACTCCCTACccactaatttaattttacacatttaccaatatcataaattaattttattcatcaatttataattttatttataattaatttaatttataattttattatttttgttaaattttgaaCTTCTCATTTTTCATACCGATGGGCCAATTTTACTTCTCCCtctatacaattatttccgtgtaaattaacatcttataaataataaaactcTGTAAAAACTGTAAAGATGGGATTTGAAGACTTGGTGTTGAGGCTGGGTGAGACTACGGCGTTGGTGAGGAATGTGTTTTCTGAGAACTTGGTGAAAAAGTATTGCAATGACGTGAAGATAGTGTTTGAGGATCACGTGGACAGATCTCAGGCGCTGGAGGGTCATTTGCCGAAGTTTGAAGAAGTGTACCAGATGACTGTGATTCCCACACTGTGGTCTGACCTCTTCAGCATCGAATGTGACATGCTATGCAATAAACTTTTCCTCAACGAGAACATCAGAATCGCAAAACTCATGGCTAACCATGTTAATAAACTCGGAACCGACCAGAATTACAACAACTTCATACAACTACTCACACATCTCAATACTCTCACACATAACATCACACAGTCCAAAGGTATTCAGAGTATTTACTTAGTTGGTAGtatttagtactatagtTAGTAGTATTTAGTACTTAGTTGGTAGtatttagtactatagtTAGTAGTATGGATAttaggtatatagttaggtCATAATGAGGGTATTTCAGGGCTTGTCAAGCTGTACTATAGTTCTGTGTAGACAGTTAATTTCTtttatttatgaattttcTGATTcttaacagtgttaaatCTGTCGatttatgttaaaattttgaggttttaagatttttgaaaattttcgaTTTTGGGCCAAATGGTCCGGACCCAAAAGTGACATTTGGTTCCagaaaaaatgaaaaattttcGACTATTACggaaattaatttaaacaattttaacacattccTATTGATGTTTTAGTCAtcaaaatgtttaaaattcttaTATAAAAGTGTTTTTAGCTATGTAAAATTTCGCCTAATTACTCATCCTCAGGTTCACTTGAGGTAGTATTATCCAATATTATCCATCTATTAGAGCTAAAATCTCCAATATTTACCCTAAgttaacac
Above is a window of Theileria parva strain Muguga chromosome 2, complete sequence, whole genome shotgun sequence DNA encoding:
- the APS2 gene encoding AP-2 complex subunit sigma, coding for MIYGIFFQNSQNDTRFSKWYSSFNIKRKKSLEDKIHTELLNRDRRWSNVFDLEGMKVVYRQYSGLIICVLIDQSDNTLAIYELIHLIVEVLDVYYGDVCELDIVYNFNRVHNILDDIVLGGEIIETSKDIIVEKLRASDKVN
- a CDS encoding putative integral membrane protein, whose protein sequence is MSRIRQQRWIFKDRSAVVSGMFGIPISFCLLILVIVMLGIFILTWLIEGKVLIKVIGFNLPIVIKIMSLVSTLALFAFLINSTGVIYFVVLSTLIYFISHSLLLSGLLEFFFKFQEFDEPFANMTYYHPSNLDFYSVIAICMVRVLLGIPFSYYSLVLFDIRKAGGSGFRRIPAFKLEKTSLLEQAKALKKRYEYVVKRVAIFEMS